The genomic stretch CATCGAAGAATCCAAAGCAAGAAACAAACTTGAAGTAAACTCTTTGAAAACTTTCCACCATCTCACAATAAAAGACATAAGCGTTTGCTAAATTTTGGGAGCATGCACGCACAACACTCGCACACGCAAAGTATGCATAATTTTTTGCTAAATATTGTTTGCAACAAATATGGCTAGCActttcaacaaaaataaaaaataattacaACAAACTTATAGCGAACCCTTAGAAACTTTGCGACTTTCTTGCTAAAGATTATTTTAAAAGCacatttaatcataagaaactgcAAATACGATCATCGAAGAATCCAAAGCAAGAAACAAACTTGAAGTAAACGCTTCGATAACTTTCCACCATCTCACAATAAAAGACATAAGCGTTTGGTAAATTTTGGGAGCATGCATGCACAACACGCTCACACGCAAAGTAGCataatttttttctaaatattattTGCAACAAATCTGGCCAGCACTTTCAACAAAAAtcacaaataattacaacaaacTTATAGCGAACCCTCAGAAAACTTTGCAACTTTCTTGTTGAAGGTTATTTTAAAAGCgcatttaatcataagaaacggcAAATAAGATCATCGAAGAAtccaaaacaagaaacaaacttgAAGTAAAAGCTTCGAAAACTTTCCAGCATCTGCCGTGCAATCTCGCAATAAAGGACATAAGCGTTTGCTAAATTTTGGGAGCATGTACACACAGCACACGCTTACGCAGTGTATGCATTGTATGCGTGTGGGGGTCAAAAGAATAGAAAAGGAGCACACAACACGCTATCGGTCCGATAGCCGCACACTGAGCACTGGCCACGACGACCGAGTAGACGCGACGCGTGTGACCGGTCGCCGGATCGCAAGTCCTTTATGTTTCCTAAAATAAATAAGATCTTTCTAATGTTTGGAAGATTTGATTCCATTTATCTTCACCTGGAAGTATATTTCATTTTTTTGGGAGGACTTGAAACAAGAAATTGATTTTGAGATATGCTACACTTATTGTTTGAACGCGAATGAGAACGGCAAAGGCGTACATATCAAAAGGAGTAGTCCATTTAAACGGTGGCAACAATTGTTTTCCATTTTTGTTCTCCAATTAATAAGGAGATTTAAATTTCAATTATTACATCCCTGCGAATCAAAAAGTAGAAGGCGAACACGAATATGCATTGATTGGTAAATATTATGGACGCAGCAAGATTTTCTTTTAAATAGTTCCCAAATCCAACGAAATTAATCCGATGCATTTATCAGCAAATTGCGGCGCGCGACCATAAATAGTTTGGGCGCGTGCCCTCGAGGAGACCCACGAAGACCAATCGACCGACCCACCCGGCCCGCTTCCCCTCTCGCGCCACTCTCGCCTTGCATGCATCCTTCGACTCGACGgcgggccatggcggcgccgccTCCCAATCCGGGGAAAGGCCCTAAGCCGAGGGGATTCTTCCCCGGCGACCGCCTCTTCGCCTCCCTCGCCCCCTACGTCAGCTTCGTCGACTACCTCAGCATCCGCCTCGTGTGCCCCTCGTGGCGCTTCTTCTGCCGCCGCAtcggccgcgcgccgccgcccttccCGTGGCTCATGCTCCCGGAGCCGGCCCCCGCCTCGCCCTCCGCGCCCGCGCCGGTCACCGTGCGCCGCCAGTTCTACGACATCCCGGGGGGCCGGCCCTACGCGTACGACGTCCCGGGGGAGGGCTACCACCGCTGCGTCGCGTCCTCCGCCTACGGGTGGCTCGTGTTCGTCTCCGTGGacgcgccgcgccgcctcgtgctcgTGAACCCCATCTCCGGCGCGCGGGTGGTCGTGTCCTGGCCGTTCGGGGACAAGTCCCCCAACGCGCGCTTCCACGCCGCGCTGACGTCCTCGCCTGCGGACCGCAGTgcgttcttcctcgtcgtcgccacGGACAGGCTCGTCGCCTACTGCCGCCCCGGGCAGCAGGACCAGGCGTGGCGCACCCTACGCGCCCCGGGGTTCCGCTACGACGCGGCTGGCAGCGACATCGTCACCGTCGGCGCCATGGTGTACCTGATCGACAGCAGGAGGAAGGTCTGGCGCGCGGACCTCGGCGATCCGGAGCCCAAGGTGGAGCGCAGGAACACGGCGTGCCCGCTCCCGTTCCCGTGCGAGGAGGGGAGCATGCGCCACTACCTCGTGGAGTCGCTCTGGAACGTCCACCTCGTGGTCACGGACGAGCACCACGCGCGCGTCGCGCTCTTCAGGCTGGACTGGGACAAGAGGGCGTGGGTGGCGATGGACCGCGTCGGCGGCGACCGCGTCCTGCTGCTGGGTCGCGGCTGCTCGGCCTTCGTGCCGCCGGCCGCTGGCCGTCCTCCTGGCATGGTGCTGTTCGCGCACCAGCCGTCGCTAAGTCTCGCTGACGCTGACGTGGACGGCGGCGTTGCTGCTCCTGCGTGGTTctggtcggagacgaggttgaacaacggGTCAGATGGTCCTCTGgtaatgaagaagaagatgaatcaCCGGGAAGGCGCCTTCACCGCCGGTGACTCCTTCTGGTTCTTCCCGGCCATTGATCCAGATGAAAACGCTGTGCGAACTAGCTAGTTGGAACATGACATTCTCGCTTGATCAGGTAGGCTGATTTCGACCTGAACTATACTACTCCAGTATAGTACTGATCTAATAGTCTAGAACAATGGGTCGGTCCTGCCAAAGCTGTATCTTACTTCTTCTGTTAAAAGTAGCAAAATCTTCAAAAGAGCTGCTGCTTCAGCATCCTTCTATGTATGATTTTGCGATGCAACTCCGCAATAAATATATGTAATTCGTAGTAATCATTTCATCATTTGTCGACAACAACTGATGCGCCGAATTGGGATGCGTTGCATGGGCATATCCGCATATACATGAAGAAACGGTGGATTAATCATACGTACAACTTTGCATAATCGGTTTCTTAGAGCATTTCACTGGAATTCCTTCAAATTTCTCCCATCTAGCTTGCGTTCTTTGTAGAATTCTAAGCCATAGAGCACTTATGGCATGAACAAAATCCATAATACAAAATTTCTTCGTTCTTGGTGTGGGAAACATGTACTATTACACATTTAGCTTTTCCAATTTCAGTAGAGTGCATGATATCTAATATTCACGATTTTCCTATTCTACTATTTTGAAAGGGATAATTTCACACTAGAGTACTAGAAGTATATGCGAGCTTCGCCTCGCAACCTGCATTCTGTTTTGGCATCGCCTGGTTGCGTGATAGAATTGCAAGCGCTTTCGTCCGCCCCACTGCCGTGAATATAAGTTTATTAACATTTTTTTTTAATTCCACACGTAGATCTAAACCGGTTGGTCGTGCATTTTTTTGTTGCGGTGTGCGAACGTACTAGCCATAGACATGATGTACATGGCGACGCAACCTGGCTGTAGGATTGGCCTGACATGCTGGCGGTTTGCATATGAAGTTTTGTGTTTACGCGCATGAGTATGTTTGTTGGGTCACTTTATATTGCCGTTCACGACCGCTCCGTCCTACAACGTGTTTCTGTGTGAGTGTTCCGTTGTGCCAGTACCATCACATTTCGGTTGAATTGTTGAGTTGGTCTTTATGATTTTTCTTGAGAATGGTGGCGATAATCCACGGTATCATTCATAGATTTGTATACCGTTCCACCTTTACACTACTACAACAATGCCCTCACAAATATACTTCCAAATGGTTGTTTCTAGGTAAACACTGCTTATCGGGTTCCGATTGGAAACAAACCATCAGCCCTCTCGAGTGCCGTCGATCTCCGCTCAATCGAACGATTGGTTTTGCATCTGTTTTTCCCACATAATTAGGCACGTTGATTTCGGCTCGTTCAACCCAAAACGTCTCCCCTAATTGGGCGATACGCCGCCTCGCCCGGCATTCCCGCACAACACTG from Lolium rigidum isolate FL_2022 chromosome 4, APGP_CSIRO_Lrig_0.1, whole genome shotgun sequence encodes the following:
- the LOC124647743 gene encoding uncharacterized protein LOC124647743; amino-acid sequence: MAAPPPNPGKGPKPRGFFPGDRLFASLAPYVSFVDYLSIRLVCPSWRFFCRRIGRAPPPFPWLMLPEPAPASPSAPAPVTVRRQFYDIPGGRPYAYDVPGEGYHRCVASSAYGWLVFVSVDAPRRLVLVNPISGARVVVSWPFGDKSPNARFHAALTSSPADRSAFFLVVATDRLVAYCRPGQQDQAWRTLRAPGFRYDAAGSDIVTVGAMVYLIDSRRKVWRADLGDPEPKVERRNTACPLPFPCEEGSMRHYLVESLWNVHLVVTDEHHARVALFRLDWDKRAWVAMDRVGGDRVLLLGRGCSAFVPPAAGRPPGMVLFAHQPSLSLADADVDGGVAAPAWFWSETRLNNGSDGPLVMKKKMNHREGAFTAGDSFWFFPAIDPDENAVRTS